Proteins found in one Oncorhynchus mykiss isolate Arlee chromosome 3, USDA_OmykA_1.1, whole genome shotgun sequence genomic segment:
- the LOC110504569 gene encoding transcriptional regulator ATRX, whose amino-acid sequence MTGQTEDDIPETGAIFTFGKSKFADNVPSKFWLKNDHPEEISCGGDHSAVVTGHSRLFMFGSNTCGQLGLGSEVNINKPTAVKVLKTEKVKFAACGRDHTIVCTWSGQVYGAGSNQEGQLGLGHCDDTNTFHLIHPFSDHAPIKMLAAGCNTSAALTEEGRLFMWGDNSVGQIGLGAESYASEPREVMVGQSVAWVSCGYHHSAFVTVDGDLYTFGECRNGRLGLFHDQLANHRVPQQVEGIQDPVIQVACGGEHTVALTKEDVYTFGRGQHGQLGHGTFLFEAHLPKALVHFRNGRVSHVTCGENHTAVITDSGILYTFGDGRHGKLGLGEENFTNQFRPTLCPRFLKYSVQSVAGGSSHMLVLAMPRPPEVEEVVIEEDDVTETILETLETYTELLMMDPSLLMSNPPTAPPLWTLSARARRRERECSPEQFGQMFRNLPPLMSGFFNTSLPVSRNIRISRTPWKDPSTSSLSSNPSSNNAPSPSLSLKPRGKPPLTPSRSPQFTFPDRPSPSLSSKSSPKKKKPTQSKSPKSTSKESSSPSQSFISMPKLIPDPTLSPKTPFKKPTDYNQSPKTLSKGHPSPSRSPTSPQTDRNEDTVTEAPDSLMLIENMEDEKDTLSNLVSLSRGDSGNETGTTSAEHKDKGHKKGRVLWRAVKEAERKVEQTLTNRKEELPSHEALPTELQRGSSLNLLKAEAKPTKSPKPLKTPQTPQTPARGKENITLTSEKAGLKVKTSKLESNLQSTGKAEAKLNTPARKQSKLSVSKPSTPKHSQIQISVSKPSTPKHGQSKLSEVNKGTEMKGKGPVKIRSKETEATSTPIKTKSLESKDKKSKIAEEDTKTIEVQNKPLQGVKSAPVKVKGKQLEVKSTPVKSNIQEAKSSTVKVKGQPVEKEPIPSKTVAESTPLNVKRIPQEVLDKTSEGKITPIKGQRKTKEVNEQKTGESITLKESGKTEGKKMAVKDKGKVTETKSASIKTKHVPEPEEVKAKLTELNGTPVKLKSKPTEVSSQPILVEPTSKAKSPSASLSLSDAMPQNAWDKKSAKSELREPLAVSQVKDRVEVPGEDTIGESQEGEPGWGGFLSDAASLLPAVGVAGVAMGVLSEAVTSVRGFQSESDTATSIPPRRSSRVERFTKQSAITQPSASSSSTSDPSAVAQTNRTSICISVLRNSDQEAGSRSSEKNPDTTEDASDRSGGQAEVDDNENTSRGQRSEDEDDEHEDFTKRQGEEDDRSSEGLEEEEEEEDDRSSKGLEESSEQNEGGEAEDSDSVASREGEEDREEKSEESQGAEGEESKESDSEGRGEEEESKESDSEGTGEGEESKESDSEGTGEGEESKESDSQGTGEGEESKESDSQGTGEGEESKESDSQGTGEGEESKESDSEGTGEGEESKESDSEGTGEGEESKESDSEGTGEGEESKESDSEGTGEGEESKESDSEGTGEGEESKESDSEGTGEGEESKESDSEASLEEEGEEKSEESDGEGEEAESGSGTSGEGEEEDKSEEESSDEEIGDENKEDKEEGGDESGSEAESKSEGSAEEEEDEQAEEAESEESKATESGEEEGEGGSGTDEEGEGEDKEGCESEEEEEEASVSEEEGEEDDDEENGAESGEGEGNVGEEEEEAVEGEEEEDENEGEEENGEVEEGEEEEEGGEEEEEYASGEEELEDEKCEEEEGEEEDEGEEEDDKGEGEEGEGEEEEDGEKQEDEKEEIEVREEEANKQEEEREKQEEEEKEEEKDRQEVGGKDTEGEEGGKRGEEKGGEKEWKENKEIDGELEEEAAGEQKGEMEVEETGEEEDEEEGEEEEEEDEGEEEKDSKEGEEDKEHFNTFMWRHP is encoded by the exons ATGACCGGGCAGACGGAAGATGATATACCTG AAACAGGAGCAATCTTCACCTTTGGGAAGAGCAAGTTTGCTGATAATGTGCCCAGTAAATTCTGGCTGAAGAATGACCATCCAGAAGAAATCTCGTGTGGGGGTGATCACTCTGCTGTCGTAACAG GCCATAGCAGGCTGTTCATGTTTGGAAGTAATACCTGTGGTCAGTTAGGGCTGGGGTCAGAGGTCAACATCAACAAGCCCACTGCTGTGAAAG tTTTGAAGACTGAAAAAGTGAAGTTTGCAGCATGTGGAAGAGACCACACAATCGTGTGCACAT GGAGTGGGCAGGTTTATGGTGCTGGCAGTAACCAGGAGGGGCAGCTTGGTTTGGGACACTGTGATGACACAAACACCTTCCACCTGATTCATCCCTTCTCTGACCACGCACCAATCAAAATGCTCGCTGCTGGCTGCAACACCTCAGCTGCTCTGACAG AGGAAGGCAGGCTGTTCATGTGGGGTGATAACTCGGTTGGCCAGATCGGTCTGGGGGCAGAGAGCTACGCCTCAGAGCCTAGAGAGGTGATGGTGGGGCAGTCAGTGGCCTGGGTGTCCTGTGGATACCACCACTCAGCGTTCGTCACAG TGGACGGGGACCTCTACACGTTTGGGGAGTGTCGGAACGGAAGGCTGGGTCTATTCCATGACCAGCTGGCCAATCACAGAGTCCCTCAGCAGGTGGAAGGCATCCAGGATCCGGTCATCCAAGTGGCCTGTGGAGGGGAGCACACAGTGGCACTCACAA AGGAGGATGTGTACACGTTTGGGCGGGGTCAGCATGGTCAGCTGGGCCACGGGACCTTCCTGTTCGAAGCACATCTGCCCAAAGCACTGGTCCACTTCCGGAACGGCAGAGTCAGTCACGTCACCTGTGGAGAGAACCACACTGCTGTGATCACAG ACAGTGGGATTCTGTACACCTTTGGGGACGGTCGCCATGGTAAACTAGGACTGGGGGAAGAGAACTTCACCAACCAGTTCAGACCAACACTGTGCCCACGCTTCCTCAAATACAGTGTCCAGTCA GTGGCAGGTGGCAGCTCTCACATGCTGGTGCTGGCTATGCCCAGACCCCCAGAGGTTGAGGAAGTGGTGATAGAGGAAGATGACGTCACAGAGACCATTCTGGAGACTCTGGAAACCTACACTGAGCTGCTCATGATGGATCCCTCCCTCCTCATGTCCAACCCACCGACTGCACCTCCTCTCTGGACCCTGTCTGCTAGGGCCCGCCGCAGGGAGAGG GAGTGTTCTCCAGAGCAGTTTGGCCAGATGTTCCGTAACCTTCCTCCTCTGATGTCTGGCTTCTTCAACACCTCCCTTCCCGTGTCCAGGAACATCCGCATCTCCAGAACACCATGGAAagacccctccacctcctcactgTCTTCCAATCCCTCCTCAAACAATGcccccagtccctctctgtcactcaaaCCCAGAGGCAAACCCCCTTTAACACCATCACGGTCACCCCAATTCACATTCCCAGACCGTCCCAGCCCTTCACTCTCCTCAAAGTCCAGCCCTAAGAAGAAGAAGCCCACCCAGTCAAAATCACCAAAATCTACATCTAAAGAATCCAGTAGCCCCTCACAGTCCTTCATATCCATGCCTAAACTCATCCCCGACCCCACACTGTCCCCTAAAACCCCCTTTAAGAAGCCCACAGATTACAACCAATCCCCCAAAACGCTGTCTAAGGGGCACCCCAGCCCTTCTCGGAGTCCCACCTCACCACAGACAG ATAGGAACGAGGACACAGTGACAGAAGCCCCTGACAGCCTGATGCTCATTGAGAATATGGAGGATGAAAAGGACACGTTGTCAAACCTG GTATCACTATCGAGAGGAGATTCTGGCAATGAGACTGGGACTACATCTGCAGAGCACAAGGATAAG GGACATAAAAAGGGTAGGGTTCTTTGGAGAGCTgtgaaggaggcagagaggaaggtTGAACAAACCCTGACCAACAGGAAGGAGGAGCTACCTTCCCATGAAGCCCTTCCCACCGAGCTCCAGAGAGGTTCCAGTTTGAATTTGTTGAAGGCAGAGGCCAAGCCCACAAAGAGTCCCAAACCACTAAAGACCCCTCAGACCCCCCAAACCCCAGCCAGGGGCAAGGAGAACATCACTTTGACATCAGAAAAGGCTGGCCTTAAAGTGAAAACCAGTAAACTAGAGAGCAATCTTCAAAGTACAGGTAAAGCAGAGGCTAAGCTAAATACACCTGCAAGGAAACAAAGCAAGTTATCTGTATCGAAACCTAGCACTCCTAAACACAGTCAGATCCAGATATCTGTGTCTAAACCCAGCACTCCAAAGCATGGTCAAAGCAAGCTGTCTGAGGTGAATAAAGGTACAGAGATGAAAGGTAAAGGCCCTGTAAAGATCAGAAGTAAGGAGACCGAGGCGACCAGCACTCCCATCAAAACGAAAAGTTTGGAGTCCAAAGACAAGAAATCAAAAATTGCAGAGGAAGATACTAAAACTATTGAAGTTCAAAATAAACCACTTCAAGGGGTCAAGTCCGCTCCAGTCAAAGTTAAAGGTAAACAATTAGAGGTCAAATCCACCCCTGTGAAAAGTAACATTCAAGAGGCCAAATCCTCTACAGTCAAAGTTAAAGGTCAACCTGTGGAAAAGGAGCCAATTCCAAGTAAAACTGTGGCTGAAAGCACTCCTTTGAATGTAAAGAGGATTCCTCAGGAGGTATTAGATAaaacatctgaaggtaaaatCACTCCAATAAAGGGACAAAGGAAGACAAAAGAGGTGAATGAACAAAAGACTGGAGAGTCTATTACTCTCAAAGAGTCAGGGAAAACAGAGGGGAAGAAAATGGCAGTTAAAGATAAAGGCAAAGTCACAGAAACAAAAAGTGCATCCATCAAAACAAAACATGTGCCTGAACCTGAAGAGGTTAAAGCTAAATTAACTGAGTTGAATGGAACCCCGGTGAAACTGAAAAGCAAGCCAACAGAGGTTTCCAGCCAACCAATCTTAGTAGAACCTACCTCAAAGGCCAAATCACCATCCGCATCACTGTCATTATCAGATGCAATGCCTCAAAATGCTTGGGATAAGAAGTCAGCGAAGTCTGAGCTTAGAGAGCCACTGGCTGTCTCACAGGTCAAAGATAGAGTGGAGGTCCCAGGGGAAGATACCATTGGTGAATCCCAGGAGGGGGAGCCTGGCTGGGGAGGATTTCTCAGCGATGCAGCCTCTCTCCTTCCAGCCGTGGGGGTGGCAGGCGTAGCCATGGGGGTCTTGAGTGAGGCGGTGACAAGTGTGAGGGGGTTTCAGTCAGAGAGTGACACAGCCACTTCTATCCCTCCTCGGCGGTCCAGCCGGGTAGAGAGGTTCACCAAACAGAGCGCCATCACCCAGCCTTCCGCCTCCTCCTCTTCAACATCAGATCCCAGTGCAGTAGCGCAAACAAACAGGACCTCCATCTGCATCAGTGTTCTCAGGAATTCTGATCAGGAAGCAGGGAGCAGGAGTTCTGAGAAGAACCCAGACACCACAGAGGATGCTAGTGACAGGTCGGGAGGTCAGGCCGAGGTTGACGACAATGAGAACACTAgtagaggtcaaaggtcagaggaTGAGGATGATGAACATGAAGATTTcacaaagagacagggagaggaggatgacagGAGTAGTGAGGGtctggaagaagaagaggaggaagaggatgacagGAGTAGTAAGGGACTGGAAGAGAGCAGTGAACAGAACGAAGGGGGAGAAGCAGAAGACAGTGATTCTGTggctagcagagaaggagaggaggatagagaagagaagagtgaaGAGAGCCAGGGTGCGGAGGGGGAGGAGAGCAAAGAGAGTGAttctgaggggagaggagaggaggaggagagcaaaGAGAGTGATTctgaggggacaggagagggggaggagagcaaAGAGAGTGATTctgaggggacaggagagggggaggagagcaaAGAGAGTGATTCtcaggggacaggagagggggaggagagcaaAGAGAGTGATTCtcaggggacaggagagggtgaggagagcaaAGAGAGTGATTCtcaggggacaggagagggggaggagagcaaAGAGAGTGATTctgaggggacaggagagggggaggagagcaaAGAGAGTGATTctgaggggacaggagagggggaggagagcaaAGAGAGTGATTctgaggggacaggagagggggaggagagcaaAGAGAGTGATTctgaggggacaggagagggggaggagagcaaAGAGAGTGATTctgaggggacaggagagggggaggagagcaaAGAGAGTGATTctgaggggacaggagagggggaggagagtaaAGAGAGTGATTCTGAGGCAAgcctagaggaggagggagaggagaaaagtgaagagagtgatggggaaggagaggaggcagagagtggTTCTGGGACaagtggagagggggaagaggaggataaGAGTGAAGAAGAGTCCAGTGATGAAGAGATTGGGGATGAAAACaaagaggacaaggaggagggtGGTGATGAATCAGGAAGTGAGGCTGAGAGCAAGAGTGAGGGATCagcagaagaggaggaagatgaacaAGCAGAAGAAGCAGAGAGTGAAGAAAGTAAAGCTACTgagtcaggagaggaggaaggagagggagggagtggaacagatgaggaaggagagggagaggataagGAAGGTTGTGAaagtgaagaagaggaggaggaggcaagtgtaagtgaggaggagggagaagaggatgaCGATGAGGAAAATGGAGCAGAAAGTGGAGAAGGTGAGGGCAAtgtaggagaagaagaagaggaagcagTTGAGggtgaggaagaagaggatgaaaaTGAAGGTGAAGAGGAGAACGGTGAAGTCGAAGAGggcgaggaggaagaggagggaggagaggaagaggaggaatatGCTAGTGGAGAGGAGGAACTTGAAGATGAAAaatgtgaggaagaggagggagaagaagaagatgagggGGAAGAAGAAGATGAtaaaggagaaggggaggagggagaaggggaagaggaggaagatggtgAAAAACAGGAAGATGAGAAAGAGGAAATAGAAGTGAGAGAGGAGGAAGCGAACAAACAAGAAGAGGAAAGGGAGAagcaagaggaggaagagaaggaagaagaaAAAGATAGACAGGAAGTAGGTGGaaaagacacagagggagaggagggtggaaaaaggggggaggagaagggaggtgaAAAAGAatggaaagaaaataaagaaattgATGGTGAATTAGAAGAAGAAGCTGCAGGGGAACAGAAAGgggagatggaggtggaggaaacgggagaggaagaagatgaagaggaaggagaagaagaggaggaagaagatgagggagaggaagagaaagatagtaaagaaggagaagagg ACAAGGAGCACTTTAACACCTTTATGTGGAGACACCCCTAA